The Kitasatospora albolonga nucleotide sequence ATCCGCATCCCGGCCGCGATCAGCCGGGTGTCCTCGCCCTCGGCGACCCGGACCAGCACCTCCGCCTCGCGCGGGGTCAGCATCCGGAGCAGACGGCGGCCCTCGTCGTCGGGCTGGGCCGTCGGGTTGAGCAGCTCGGCGAAGGCGCCGCGCAGGAGTTGCGGGGCGATGGCGCTCTCCCCCGCCCGCGCCTTCAGCATCGCGCGCTCGACACCCTCGATGCGCTCGTCGTGGCGGACGTACCCCGCCGCCCCGGCCGCGAAGGCCGCGGCGATCCCGCGCGGGCTCGGCACCGGGCCGAGCACCACCACCGCCACCTGCGGGCGCTCCCGGCCGATACGCACGATCGGGTCGAAGACCCCCGGGGCGGCGGGCGACGCCGTACCGAAGAGGCAGACCTCCGGGGCCCTGCCGACCACCAGCTCCGCCGACCCGGCCGTCGGGGCGGCCGCCGCGAGCACCCGGTGCCCGCGCAGTTTCAGCGCCGAGGCGAGTGCCTCGGCGAGCAGGCGGTGATCATCGACCACCATGAGCCGCACGCCCATCGATCAAGCCCCCAAGTGCCCGTGTAAGCCCTGGATACCGGCCCCCCGGCTTCCTGACCTCGGCAAGGTACACGCTTGTTCGACGCCGTGGGCCCCTTACGGGGGAGAAGCCCCCCAGAATGCCGAATTCTGCGCCATTCAGGGCTACTTGAGCGACGGAAAACGATCAGCCCTGCCGGACGGTGACCGTCCGGCAGGGCTGTTCGGGAACACGGGTGATCAGTCGGTGCGGAAGGCCACCGCCAGGTAGAGCTTCTCGTCCGCCTGGCTGTCGCGCCGCTCGCTGATCAGCTGCTTGGCCATGTAGAACCGCCCGCCGCCGTAGAG carries:
- a CDS encoding helix-turn-helix transcriptional regulator, translated to MGVRLMVVDDHRLLAEALASALKLRGHRVLAAAAPTAGSAELVVGRAPEVCLFGTASPAAPGVFDPIVRIGRERPQVAVVVLGPVPSPRGIAAAFAAGAAGYVRHDERIEGVERAMLKARAGESAIAPQLLRGAFAELLNPTAQPDDEGRRLLRMLTPREAEVLVRVAEGEDTRLIAAGMRIAPSTARTHVQRVLMKLGVGSRLEAAALAARTGLLDRAADVRTDGRTDAARGPGATTPG